The sequence TCAAACGGATCTGTCATATAGAGGGATGAAATGACTGCTAGTTCGGGCCAAGCATCCACCAACGCTTGTCTTCCTTCATGGCCAAGCACATTAGATGGCGGGACATAGGACATCACACTATAATTCGGAAATGCCTGCTTGAGATAACGCAATATCGTCTCTATAGACGCTTCCATTTCCTCAGCCTTTTCCCATGGGATATATCCGAAGTAATCCGCAATTTCTTTGTTCATCTGGAGCGACTGATGATTATAACCGTGTATGCCTATTTCGCCACCACTTTTAATAACCTCTCGGCCGTACCCGATAAGGTTATGCAGTTCTTCATCGCCTAGATTGTAAAATGGCGGTTTAACATTATCCCCGTACGTTTGAATAGCTACCGCCGTGTATCTCACGTCATGGTTGTTAGCAACTTTAAGCATTTGTGGCCACCATATATCATGGAAAAATGTCGGAATGTCCATTTTGTATTCTTTATAAATGACGTCGTTTATCCCTTGAGGAATTGGTGCTGGAAAATCATCAATGTAAAATAGCTTCGTATTAAAAATGGGGTAGATGTAGTCCGGCTCCATCATACTGATCCCGCCTGCAATCAATCCTCTAGCATCCTTTCCACCAAGGCTACTGCCATTAAAAATAACGAAAGCACCGTCGCCAATCTTCTTTTTCCACATCAAAGGACTTTGATCTGCCGTAGTCGCTAACAACTCCACACTGTCATCCAATTCCGCCGGGATAATATCGTTATAAATAAAGTCGCCGTCGTACTTTACCCCTTTTTGATTGATCAGGACGTTGGATGAAAGCCCAATACCATATTTCCCTTCTAAATAACCGAAGTTTACAAATCCTAATTTGCGATAGACTTTGTTAAACGCATCGGTAGGATTATCTGAGCGCATCCAAAACAGATGCCCACCATTTTCAACATATTCAACAATATCTGGTATCTCATATTCCACACTATCTAAAGAGGATGTGAGCAAAACAGCTTGGCAATTTTTCACATCCAAACTGTTTGTATCGAGATCGATTGTTTTATACGGCTGTTGCATATAACCGAGGACACGCTCCGTGTTCACTTTCACCTTTACGCTTAGCTCGTCCTCACCATCAAATGCTAAGCAATAGTCACGCTCGGACTTTTCGACTGCAGCTACTAATTTCGTTTCTGTTGCTAAATACTGTTCTTTTATCATTTGATACTGTTGATGGTTTTTCTCGTTATGATTAAACTCTAATACGAATTTGGACCTGGATAATTGCGTGACTCCAGCAAAAAGCAGGATAAATAGCATGATAATATATACTTTACGTTGAAACCTTACATCTCTTTTCATCATTACGCTCCTTCTGACCAGAACCTCACCATCGTTAGAGCTTGATTGGATAATTTGATTGGCGAGTTTTTCAAGCTATCCAAAGCTTGTTGAAGCCGTTGTACTGAACGGATTTCATAATAGACTTTCATCAAGCTTAAATACGCCCCCTCACTATCGGGCAATGCATCGACATATAAACGAGCCATTTTTTCCGCTTCCGCAAAGGATCCCAATGTCAATTCCAAGTTCACACATTCCTGATACGCCCATTCGCAGCACTTATCCAATTCAATCCATTTCAGCAGAACCGTGCGGTATGTGTACCGATATTTCAACAATGTCCGGTCATCTAAAAACCCACTTCTCATATAAGCATGCAACACTTCTGCGTAGGTCTTGACGACTAGCTGATCGGTTGGATCAGATTCGAATTTCACAGCTAGGTCTTGTAAAGCGAGCTGTAATTTCCTCTTCGCTTCCATGATGGCACTTACTGCATAATACGATGTTTCTTTGTCTTCATTGCTCACTGCACGCTGAAGTATTTCCAAGTAATTAACGGCATCTTGTTTCAACACATCAATGAGTACCTTTCTTCTTGTTTTGTTTTCACTAACAACCAGTGCATCTTCAATCGGTATGACATCAAGTTCTTGCTGCCGTTCGATTTGTTGATAAATCCCAATTCTTTTCACTTTATGTTCTTCTGCCTGACGTGTAACAAAATCCTCGAAGTCCTCATTACTATCTCCAATGAGCCACTTCGGCCAAAAAGTCGGAAGAAGCCATCCCACACCAGGCAAGACAACGATAACGATCCCTTTCATAAGTCGATCTTGCCAAGACTTCCTATACAGGACATAAATTAGCAGGAGCGATAGTAGTACGTAAATACCGTAAATGATCCAGAACATGCGATTCACTCCTCTGTTAATGCAGTAAAGATCATGGAGTCATGTGTCAACCGGTTCACAATCTTTTCTCGATCTTCCATACTGGTATTCGATAATAAGACAAGTAGATTCCCCTCTTCATCCAAGCCAAGATAATCTGTTTCTCTTAACTTCGTCGACAAATAATCTGCCGTATCGCTATTCGACAAATCATACCGCTCAGCATTCAACAGTAAATACGGCACATTATATTCTTCAAACATCTTTTTCTTGGATGCGACTATTTCATTGAACACTTGTGGTTTCATAATCATAGAATTCTCAAAGTACCGTTGTGATTCAGTCGCTGTAATATGCGTGAATGCTTTACTAAGTGCTGAAGAAATTAACTCTGTCGTGATACGGAATAAGTTTTGGTGATACATTGAAAAACTTTCAAACGACAATCCGTCAATGGATATAATCGCGGTCACTTTATCGTTATAAAAAAGCGGTGCAACCATTAATGGCACGTCATCTTGCAGACTCCCATTAATATAAATCTGTCCCGATTTAATCGTGGTATTTACATACTCATGCTCGGATACTTTCAAGGATTTCGGTAATTCAAATAAATCGTATCCAGAGCTTGCTATAAGGCGTAAATACGTTTCATGCGGGTTGACGATATAAATTTTGACTTTCTCCACTTGCATAATAGATTTGACAACACTTACTGCAGAATTAAAGACATGTTCCGGCTCTAGGCTCTCTAATTCTTTTGTTGCCGCATAAATCTTTCCGTAACTATCCCCAGCATTTAAAATGCGTGTTTGAAGTTCATTCTTTACGTCACGAACGTCGGTATAGACACTGTCGAGAAACTCATAACGGTTGTTCAATTCATCCACTTTGTATTCCTGTTGTTTAATCGTCGTGTTTTTTCGTTCAATTGTATAACCGACAACTAATCCGACAAAGAGGTAAATAGCGAGTTGAAAGAAAAAATCAGTATCGTACGTCAACGATATGAAATCCCGGCCGCCCTCAAGCTTCTGGTAAATGAACAACCCTGTTGATAGCACGACAGCAGTCATTGCCTGACGACTGCCGTGCATCATTCCAATAATCGTGATATAAAATAACTTCAGATCAATCATGCCACTTCCACTGTTCGGATAAATCAATGTCAGCCAAGCGATTAACCCGAATGCGACGACGTTTTCTAGAGTTGGAAGTATCTTATCGAATACTTGACGAGCTTTTATACGCTTTGGCGAAACAGCGGGTTTTACAACTGCCTGCAGTTCTGCTCTTTCTTTCATAAAATAGCTAGCTGTCTTTGAAAGTCCTTCTTCAATTGTATAGAGCGGGGACCAATCCAAGTCATGCATCAGCTTTTGGTTATCTAACACGGAATGATCAATATCTCCGACTCTTTTTTCTTTATAGATGACTTCTGTAATAGGCTGAATCGCATCCATTACTTCAATAATGCGGTTTACTGATGTCTGCTTATTAACCGAAAGATTATAAACCCCTGTTTGAGTACTGTTTGCCCCCCGGTAAATTGCAAAGGCGACATCTTCGACATATATAAAGTCCCGTGTCTGCTCACCGTCTCCAAGCACAATTAAAGGCTGTTCCGTTAGTAGTCGGTTCATGAAGATGGAAATGACGCCCCCTTCTCCTAAACCATCTTGACGCGGTCCGTACACATTCGAAAAACGAAAACCAAGTGTCTCTAAGCCATATAGCTCTCCCCACTTTTCACAGTACAGTTCCCCGCTCAGCTTACTAATCCCATAAGGTGAGATCGGAGCGCACTCCATCTGTTCCGTAATTGGCAACTTGGTTTGCAATCCATAAACAGCTGCAGAAGAAGCATATAAAAACTTCTTTACGTCATATTTTGCAGCCAGATTTAATATATTCACAAGTCCGACGATATTCGATTCCGCATCATACGTCGGATCAGTAACCGAATTGGCGACACTTACTTGTGCAGCCAAATGGACGGCAACATCAATTTTATGCGACCTAAAGATTTCCTCGCACTTCGAATCTTCAATTGACAATATATAACTATTATGCTTAAACGAGACGTTCTCTTTCTTCCCGGTCGTTAAGTTATCGATAATGATAACGTCATAGCCTTCTTGGTGAAAACGCTCGGCAACATGAGACCCGATAAATCCATATCCTCCTGTTACTAAAACCTTCATTTGTTTCCCCACCTTTCTATCAAACTCACAATTGACAACAAAACTCACAATTGACAACAGTAATCATCGCTCAAGTTATTATGAAGTTGCCTTGCATACATTCAGTTGATTATAAAGACCCACGACAAAAGACTGAACTTTGCTTCACCACTTATATATTTGTAAATTATAGAACTTAATACTTAAAGAACTCTTAAACTTTTCTTACATCAGCACTATGTACATACTTTTTTAGCGTTCTAAAGTATGGGTATTTCTATAAACTCATGCCTCACACTCTATAAACCTATCCATGCAAAAAACCGAAAATGCTAGGATATAGCATTTCCGGTCAATAAGTAGGTTATTTTATTGTTTTGTTTTAATCATTTGTATTGACTCCATTTTACTCTCCATTGGTAACTTGTCCGTCCGTGAATCTTTCCATGCATAGCCAATGGAGATTGCTTGCTGAGATTTGCCTACATCCGTGAGAGGAATTGCATATTCTACCGCAGTCGAACTTACAGCATATCGGCCTGTTTGACGGTATGAAGTAACTTTAGACCAATTCCAATTGGTTCCGCCACTTCCGCTATATTTATATAATGTCCCGTTTTCAATGAGATAACCGGATTGATTATCCGACCAATATGGAGATTCAAAGGCCGTTTCATCCTCTCCAGTGTCAATAAACAATTGGCCTTTCTCAGTCAGTAGATGGCCTTCAATTAGTACATACAATGTATCGCTTGTCATTACTGCTTTCATACTTCTAACATTTGACCCACTAGTACTAAGCTCAGGAAGTGTTTCCCAGTCATCACTCATCCCGTCTATCGTAATGGTTACAGGCATGGATACAGGCGGTTCAACTGTTGACGGCTGTACCTCAGGCATATCCGGGATAGGTTCTGCAGGCCTCGACGCAGCGTTTGGCTTGTCGTATACAGGTTTAACAGGAACGAAGCCACTTATATATTCCGCTGCTCCTATGTCAATTCCCCCGCCAGCAATACGAGGTTGGTTGTAATAATCCACTGTCATCTTATCAACCAATTGCAATGTTCCGCCATCGACCGCAGGCGATTGACTCAAAACGTATGGACCGTTTTTCTCGATATCTCCAAATCGTGGATCTGCATATATGGAATGCTTATCAAAACCGGTTGCACTTTTAAATGCCTCCCACGATTTATAGCTCACACCATCAAAACGCCAACTTTTCACATTCATGTCATCCGCGCGGTAATACAGATTATAGTCAATCACATTGCCGCGTCCTGTCTTCTCGCTGTTTTTGATAAATCTCTTTTCAGGAAACGTATAAATGATATTATTCGCAAATGTATTATTCACGTTGTAATTTTGCAACGTGATTTCCCCATATCCTTGATGCGACGTATCGTTCATGTAAAGTGTATTATTCACAATTCGATTGTTAGAAGCACCTCCATTGTCTAAACCGGAGCCGCCCATAATAATTCCTGCGCCATGATTATGATGTAAATAATTATTGCGCACAGTTATTTGACTCGTTTCTTTCCCTTGAATCTCACTTGCCAATTCAATCCCAAAATTGCTATTAAACACTTCGTTGTTCTCTACAATTATATTCGTCCCGCCGTCCACATAAATGCCCGCAGCCGCTCGCTCTCCCTTATTTCCGTAAGCCGGATTCGTGGCAGTGTCGATATTGTAAACAAGATTATGCGCTACGATACCATTTCGTGCTTGGTCAATACATGGGGCAGAACACGTTTTATAATGACCAATAATATCGATGCCAATATTATTGTTATCATGTACTTTATTATATTCAATGACAAAGTCTTTCACGTTGCCATCCAATGTTAATGATTCACTCGAACCGGAAATTAGGTGATGAATATCGTTTCCGGTAATCTTGATGTCTGAAATCGGTGTTAGCGAATCCCCATACACGATAAGTCCATGCGCATTCCCATTGGTCGCATAGTTTGAGATGCTATGGATATGATTATCCGCGATAAGTATATGTGATCCGCCTCCACGAACTTTCATGCCGGATATATAATCACTACGGCTGTCCGTTGTGAACCCACGTATTTCAAATCCTTGCACAGCGACATAACTCGCTCCGCGAATTAACAGCAGTGTGTTCTGGCTACTTGTCGGTGTTATATTTTTCCCTTCTAGCACAGGACGCTCGCCCGGAAAAGCCTGAAACGTAATATAGCCTTCTTGAGCAGAACCAGATTGCCTAATTTGGACGAACTCTTCGTACAGTCCTTCTCGCACAAAGACCGTTTCTCCAGCAACAAGCGTATCAGCCGCTTTTTGGATTGTTCTCCACGGCGCTTGTAGCGTCCCCGGATTCCCATCATCTCCACTAGTCGAAACGTAATACGCTTTCTTAGATGAAGTGTCACTCGAGTAAACAGGGGGCGACAAATAGACAATACCTATCATCAACGCCATAAGCGCGGTAAAACTTAGCTTGGAGTGCTTCATCATTTTGTTGTGTATCCTTCGTATGTTCATTTGAAGCGGAGCTCCTTTCTATCTGAATAAATCATAAGCGATCTATGCAATTAAACTGTATCACGAACATTTCGAAATTAACATATCTCATCACTTTTATATGTTAAGTTTTCAAGTGAAAATTTTACAAAGTATACAGGATTAGTCGATTGTTTGTACTATTTTTAGTTCTTAACGTGCAGCTTCTTTTTTATTTCTTCCCTATTAAATCCTAATGGTATACTAGACGCATATATATGAGGGGGACAACAATTGAAAATCAAGTTTTTTTCAATTTTGTTTTCTTTGCTTGTACTCGTTGGATGCAGTTCTGCAGCTCCTAATTCGTTCACAGACGACACGGATAGTGGATCAGCGGAGCAGGATGTTGTTGAATTAGATGACACCTTAGACACCGTCATAAACAGGGAAGAAAACGAAATTGAAACCGAAACGACTACAACCGAAGTAGCCAACACCGAAGACATTTCGGCAGAGACTCAGCTAGTGAATCCGCAATTGGAACGTATGAAAGTCCATTATATAGACGTCGGTCAAGCCGATGCCACACTGTTGGAATTTTCCCAGGGTGACGAAGATTTTCACATACTAATTGATGCAGGGAACTGGAATACGACAGATGTTGTCACGTATTTAAAACAGCACAATATTACCCATATCGACATTCTAATGGGTACGCACCCTCATGCCGATCATATCGGGCAAATCGATAAAATCATTGAAACACTTGTCGTGGATGAAGTATGGCTAGCCGGAGAGACTGCGACGTCACAAATATTCAGCCGGATGCTAGACGCCATCGAAACGAACGATGTCGGTTATTATGAACCGCGTAC is a genomic window of Sporosarcina oncorhynchi containing:
- a CDS encoding NAD-dependent epimerase/dehydratase family protein; the encoded protein is MKVLVTGGYGFIGSHVAERFHQEGYDVIIIDNLTTGKKENVSFKHNSYILSIEDSKCEEIFRSHKIDVAVHLAAQVSVANSVTDPTYDAESNIVGLVNILNLAAKYDVKKFLYASSAAVYGLQTKLPITEQMECAPISPYGISKLSGELYCEKWGELYGLETLGFRFSNVYGPRQDGLGEGGVISIFMNRLLTEQPLIVLGDGEQTRDFIYVEDVAFAIYRGANSTQTGVYNLSVNKQTSVNRIIEVMDAIQPITEVIYKEKRVGDIDHSVLDNQKLMHDLDWSPLYTIEEGLSKTASYFMKERAELQAVVKPAVSPKRIKARQVFDKILPTLENVVAFGLIAWLTLIYPNSGSGMIDLKLFYITIIGMMHGSRQAMTAVVLSTGLFIYQKLEGGRDFISLTYDTDFFFQLAIYLFVGLVVGYTIERKNTTIKQQEYKVDELNNRYEFLDSVYTDVRDVKNELQTRILNAGDSYGKIYAATKELESLEPEHVFNSAVSVVKSIMQVEKVKIYIVNPHETYLRLIASSGYDLFELPKSLKVSEHEYVNTTIKSGQIYINGSLQDDVPLMVAPLFYNDKVTAIISIDGLSFESFSMYHQNLFRITTELISSALSKAFTHITATESQRYFENSMIMKPQVFNEIVASKKKMFEEYNVPYLLLNAERYDLSNSDTADYLSTKLRETDYLGLDEEGNLLVLLSNTSMEDREKIVNRLTHDSMIFTALTEE
- a CDS encoding right-handed parallel beta-helix repeat-containing protein, which produces MNIRRIHNKMMKHSKLSFTALMALMIGIVYLSPPVYSSDTSSKKAYYVSTSGDDGNPGTLQAPWRTIQKAADTLVAGETVFVREGLYEEFVQIRQSGSAQEGYITFQAFPGERPVLEGKNITPTSSQNTLLLIRGASYVAVQGFEIRGFTTDSRSDYISGMKVRGGGSHILIADNHIHSISNYATNGNAHGLIVYGDSLTPISDIKITGNDIHHLISGSSESLTLDGNVKDFVIEYNKVHDNNNIGIDIIGHYKTCSAPCIDQARNGIVAHNLVYNIDTATNPAYGNKGERAAAGIYVDGGTNIIVENNEVFNSNFGIELASEIQGKETSQITVRNNYLHHNHGAGIIMGGSGLDNGGASNNRIVNNTLYMNDTSHQGYGEITLQNYNVNNTFANNIIYTFPEKRFIKNSEKTGRGNVIDYNLYYRADDMNVKSWRFDGVSYKSWEAFKSATGFDKHSIYADPRFGDIEKNGPYVLSQSPAVDGGTLQLVDKMTVDYYNQPRIAGGGIDIGAAEYISGFVPVKPVYDKPNAASRPAEPIPDMPEVQPSTVEPPVSMPVTITIDGMSDDWETLPELSTSGSNVRSMKAVMTSDTLYVLIEGHLLTEKGQLFIDTGEDETAFESPYWSDNQSGYLIENGTLYKYSGSGGTNWNWSKVTSYRQTGRYAVSSTAVEYAIPLTDVGKSQQAISIGYAWKDSRTDKLPMESKMESIQMIKTKQ
- a CDS encoding DUF2194 domain-containing protein, which translates into the protein MMKRDVRFQRKVYIIMLFILLFAGVTQLSRSKFVLEFNHNEKNHQQYQMIKEQYLATETKLVAAVEKSERDYCLAFDGEDELSVKVKVNTERVLGYMQQPYKTIDLDTNSLDVKNCQAVLLTSSLDSVEYEIPDIVEYVENGGHLFWMRSDNPTDAFNKVYRKLGFVNFGYLEGKYGIGLSSNVLINQKGVKYDGDFIYNDIIPAELDDSVELLATTADQSPLMWKKKIGDGAFVIFNGSSLGGKDARGLIAGGISMMEPDYIYPIFNTKLFYIDDFPAPIPQGINDVIYKEYKMDIPTFFHDIWWPQMLKVANNHDVRYTAVAIQTYGDNVKPPFYNLGDEELHNLIGYGREVIKSGGEIGIHGYNHQSLQMNKEIADYFGYIPWEKAEEMEASIETILRYLKQAFPNYSVMSYVPPSNVLGHEGRQALVDAWPELAVISSLYMTDPFERSYVQEFEIGADGIMEMPRITSGYFDTDYNKWVEANTITSLGVFSHFLHPDDLLDQERGRQQTWKSLYEDFEHLLDRLHTTYPWLRSITSSDAAINMADQLQSRMIVSKDGQKLQVATNTDAEEHYFILRTNKKIGRLTNCSVQKIDTGVYLVKASGNDFSMGLGG